The nucleotide window CTTGGCGACCAGCAGCAGCGGGCTCACCTTCAGCCCGGCGAACGCCGGGTCGCCCTTGAGCTCCTGCACCAGCCGCATGGTGCGGGTGATGTCGAAGGTGACGAACTCGGTGACGTGCGGCGCGGTGAACGCGCTGGCCACCATGGCCTGCGCGGTCGCCTTGCGGACGCCCTTGACCGGCACCCGGGTCTCCCGCGCCCCCGGCTCGACGGCCGACGGCGCCGGGGCGGGCGCCTGCGGCACCTCGGCGGGCTCGGGCGCCTGCGCCCGCCCGGCCGGCTCGGGCCGCGCCGCCGCCCGGACGTCCTCGCGGGTCACCGTGCCGTCCGGCCCGGTCGGCACCACGGCGGCCAGGTCGACCCCGAGGTCCTTGGCGAGCTTGCGCACCGGCGGCTTGGCCAGCGGGCGGACCGCCTCCTGGCCGCCCGGCCCGGCGGCCTTGGTCACCACGTCGGGGACCACGGGGGCCGGGGCGCCCTGCGGCTGCTGCTTGCGCGGCCGGCGCTTGGTGGACGAGGCGGCCACCCCGTAGCCGACGAGCACCGCCTGCCGCTTGGGCTGGGCGGGCTCCGGCTCCGGCTCGGGCGCGGGCTCCGGCTCGGCCGGCTCCGGCGCCGACTCGGCGGGGGCGCCCGCGCCGGGCTCGGTGTCCACCACGATCACCGGGGTGCCCACGTCCACCGTGGTGCCCTCGGGGAAACGGATCTCCGAGACCACCCCGTCGAAGGGGATGGGGAGTTCGACGGCGGCCTTGGCGGTCTCCACCTCGCACACGGTCTGACCGTCGGTCACCGTGTCGCCCACCGTCACGTACCACTTGAGGATCTCGGCCTCGGTGAGCCCCTCGCCCACGTCGGGCATCCTGAACTCACGGAAGCGCTGACCGGTTGCGGTCATGGTCACAGCTCTCCTCGCCCTTCAGAAGGCCAGCGCGCGGTCGACGGCGTCCAGCACACGGTCCAGATTCGGCAGGTACTCCTCCTCCAACCGGGCCGGCGGGTACGGCGAGTGGAAACCGCCCACCCGCAGCACCGGCGCCTCCAGGTGGTAGAAGCACCGCTCGGTGACCCGGGCCGCGATCTCCGCGCCCGCGCCGAAGAACACCGGTGCCTCGTGCACCACCACCAGCCGGCGGGTGCGCTCCACCGACGCCTGGACGGCGTCGAAGTCCACCGGGGAGACCGAGCGCAGGTCGAGCACCTCGATGCTGCGGCCCTCCTCCTCGGCGGCAGCGGCGGCCTCCAGGCAGACCTTGACCATCGGGCCGTAGGCCGCCAGCGTCAGATCCGTGCCGGAGCGCACCACCCGGGCCTGGTGCAGCGGGCCGGGGATCGCCCCGGTGTCCACCTCGCCCTTGTCCCAGTAGCGCCGCTTGGGCTCGAAGAAGATCACCGGGTCGTCGGACTCGATCGCCTGCTGGAGCATCCAGTAGGCGTCCGAGGAGTTCGCCGGCGAGACCACCTTCAGACCCGCCACGTGCGCGAAGAGCGCCTCCGGCGACTCGCTGTGGTGCTCCACCGCGCCGATGCCGCCGCCGTAGGGGATGCGGATCACCACGGGGAGCTTGACCTTGCCCAGCGCCCGCGCGTGCATCTTCGCCAGCTGGGTGACGATCTGGTCGTAGGCGGGGAAGACGAAGCCGTCGAACTGGATCTCCACCACCGGCCGGTAGCCGCGCAGCGCCAGCCCGATCGCGGAGCCCACGATGCCGGACTCCGCCAGCGGGGTGTCGATCACCCGCTCCTCGCCGAAGTCCTTCTGCAGGCCGTCGGTGACCCGGAAGACCCCGCCGAGCTTGCCCACGTCCTCGCCCATGACCAGGACCTTGGGGTCGGACTCCAGCGCCTTGCGCAACGAGTCGTTGATGGCCTTCGCCAGCGTCATCACCGTCATCGGGCCGCCCCTTCCTGGGTGTGCGCGGAGCTGTCGAAGGAGTCCAGGTACGCGGCGAACTCCGCGCGCTCCTCGTCGACCAGCGGGTGGCCGTCGGCGTAGACGTGCTCGAAGATCGCCATCGGGTCGGGGTCGGGCATGGCGCGGACGCCGTCCCGCACCCGCTTGGCGAGCGCGTCGCTCTCCGCCTCGACCTCGGCGTAGAAGGCGTCGTCGGCGAAGCCCTCCTTGGTCAGGTAGGTCTTCAGCCGGGCGATCGGGTCCTTCGCCGCCCACTCGGCCCGCTCCTCGTCCAGCCGGTAGCGGGTGGCGTCGTCGGAGGTGGTGTGGGCGCCCATGCGGTAGGTGAACGCCTCCACCAGCATCGGTCCGCCACCGCCGCGGGCCCGCTCCAGGGCGGCCCGGGTGACCGCGAGCACGGCCAGCACGTCGTTGCCGTCCACCCGGACGCCGGGGAAGCCGAAGCCGGCGGCGCGCTGGTAGAGCGGCACCCGGGTCTGCTTCTCGGTCGGCTCCGAGATCGCCCATTGGTTGTTCTGGCAGAAGAAGACCACCGGCGCGTTGTAAACGGCGGCGAACGTGAATGCCTCGGCGACATCGCCCTGGCTGGAAGCGCCGTCACCGAAATACGCGATCACCGCGGAGTCGGCGCCGTCCTTGGCGACCCCCATCGCGTAACCGGCTGCGTGCAGCGTCTGCGACCCGATCACGATGGTGTAGAGCTGGAAATTGTTCTCGTTCGGGTCCCAGCCGCCGTTGTTCACCCCGCGGAACATCCCGAGCAGGTTCAGCGGGTCCACCCCGCGGCACCAGGCGACGCCGTGCTCACGGTAGGTGGGGAACACGTAGTCGTCGGGGCGGGTGGCCCGGCCGGAGCCGATCTGGGCCGCCTCCTGGCCCAGCAGCGAGGCCCACAGGCCCAGCTCGCCCTGGCGCTGCAAGGTGATCGCCTCGCCGTCGAAGCGGCGGCTGAGGACCATGTCGCGGTAGAGCCCGCGCAGCTCTTCGGGCGTCAGGTCGATGGAGTACTCGTCGTGCTCGACGCGCTCACCCTCCGGGGTCAGCAACTGCACGAGATCGGGCTTGCGCCCGGCTCCCCCTCGACGCTTCGCGCCGCCGCGGCTGCTGCGCGCGGCAGTGCTCTTCACGCTCACGTCTGCTCCTCCGTCTGTCCGGCCCCCGGGATCCACCGGTGGCCTTTGGCGGCTCACCCGGCTGGGCACGGGCGCACGGGGTGGGTGCGGCACGGCCGGGCCGGGCGGTGACAGCGTCCCGGCGACGGCCTGCAAAAGAAGACGTTACCCACAACTCCCGCAATAGCGCGAAGGGGCATCTACCTGCGGTTTTGCTTGGATTTCCTAGTAAGTGGCAAGAGGCTGGCAAGACCGCGGCACCGGGACAACCGCACGGTATCCCGATGTGCCCGAACGCGTAAGAGGGTTGGAGATCGAATTGTGCGCGCGGTCGCCCGGCACCCATTTCGATACCGGGCGGACGAAACGCCCCGATCCCGGCACGGAACGACACGTCGCAGCGCGTTGATCGTTTCGCGCGCCCCGGCGTACGCCTGGAGCGCACCCCGTATGAGCGACGCTGCGAATGCATCCGGTGACGCTGAGTGATCTACCATTCGCGGCGTGTCCCTTCGTAGTCCGGCGACCACGCGGCCCTCCGACCGTCTGCTCGGCACCCTGCTGCGCCGGTACGAGGGGGCGGGGACCCCGCTGTCGTGCGAACCGGTCGCCGAGGGGCTGCTCAACCGCGGCTACCGGGTGGCCACCACCCGCGGGCGCTTCTTCCTCAAGCACTACCTCGACAAGCACCACCTGGAAGAGGGCTACTGCGACACCTCGCACCCGGCCACCATCGCCCGCCAGCACCGCGCCACGCTGCGGCTGGTGGCGCTGGGGCTGCCGGTGGCCGCGCCGCTGACGGACGCCGACGGCCGCACGGTGGCGGTGGTGGACGGACGGCGGTACGCGCTCTACCCGTGGGTGGAGGGCCACCACCGGGCGGGTACCGAGCTGAGCGCCGCGCAGTGCGTCCGCCTCGGGGCGCTGCTCGGCCTGGTGCACACCGCGCTCGCCGAGGTGCTGCCCCGGTCCCGTCCGCCGTGCGTGGTGCGTCCGCGCAACGGGGGCGCGCGGGGCCCGGGGGGCGTGCCCTGCGTACGGCCGCACCCCAGCGCCCGCCCGCAGGACACCCACGCGCTCATCGGCGAGCTGCTGCGGCTGGTCCGGGCGCACCGGCCGCGCGACCGGTTCGACGAACTCGCCGAGTTCCGCCTGCTGGAACGGCGCGCCCTGCTGGAGCACCACGCGCACCGCCGCCCCGCCGACCCGGCCGTCCGGCTCACCGGCTGGGTGCACGGCGACTTCCACCCGCTGAACCTGCTCTACCGGGGCGCCGAACCCGCCGCCATCGTCGACTGGGACCGGCTCGGGGTGCAGCCCCGCGCCGAGGAGGCGGTCCGGGCCGCGGCCATCTTCTTCCTGCGCGGCGGCGACGGCTCGCTGGACCTGGCCAAGGTCCGCGCCTACGCCCGCGCCTACCGGCGGACCGCCGGGGTGGGCGGCGCCGAGCTGGCCGCCGCCGTCCACCGGGTGTGGTGGGAACGGCTCAACGACTTCTGGATGCTGCGCTGGCGCTACGAGCGGCACGACCACCGCGCCGACCCGCTCTTCCCCGCCACGGCCGGCCTGGCGGTGTGGTGGACCCGGGAGTACCAGGCGGTGCTGGCGGCGTTCACCGAGTGACACCGGTGCCCGGACGCTCCCGCTCCGGTGTCACCCGAAGCGGCCCCGCACCGCGCGGGTGACGGACGAAGGGGCACGCGGCCCGTCCGTCCGTCACGTGTCAGCCGTTGCTCCCGGCCAGCGTGCCCTGACCGGCGTTCCCCGCCGAGCTGCCGACGGTCGATCCCGCGTTGCCGGAACCGTTGGACGCCCCGCTGTTGCCCGCGGAGGAACCGGTGGACGTGCCGCTGTTGCCCGCGGAGGAACCGGTGGACGTGCCGCTGTTGCCCGCGGAGGAACCGGTGGTCGTCCCGCTGTTGCCCGCGGAGGAACCGGTGGACGTTCCCGTGTTGCTCGAACCGGTGGTGGTGCCGCCGTTGTGCTGGCCGCCGTCGGCCGGCGGGTTGGAGGGGCTGTTGCCGGAGGTGGGCGGCGGGGAGCTGGGCTCGCGGCTGTGGTGGCCGTTGCTCGGCGGCTGGTTGTTCCAGCTGCTGCCGCCCTCGTCGCCGCTGTTCTGGTCACCGGTGGTCGGCTGGTCGCCGGCCGAGTCGCTCGCGCTGGGCTCGGTGCTCGGCGAGGAGCTGGACGACACGCTCGGGGAGACGGAGGTCGCCGGCGCCTGCTCGTGCTTCTTGGGGTTGGCCGCGGACACCGCGAACCAGACGCCGAGCGTGATCGCCACCAGCGCGGCCAGCACCAGCAGCACGGTGTTGCGGCCCCGGTTGCTGCCGCCCCGGCCGCCGCGCGGACCGCCGTCGTGGTAACCGCCGTCGCCCTCGGCGCCGCCCGGCCCCAGCAGCGTCGGCGGACGCATCTGCGCGGTCTGGCCGGCCGCCGCGTGCGGCAGCGCCGTGGTGGCCGCGGCGGCGCCGGGCAGCACGGTGGTGGCCGCCTGGACGTCCACGTAACCGGTGTCCCAGTTGCCCGTCCAGCCGCCGCGCTCGCCCAGCATGCGCAGCGCGTAGTGGAGCACGCCGAGCATCTCCTCGGCGCTCTGGAAGCGGTCGTCCGGGTCCTTGGCCAGCGACCGCAGCACCAGCCCGTCCAGCTCCGGCGGCACCCGCCCGTTGACCTGCGACGGGACCTGCGGGTTGTCCTGGACGTGCTGGTAGACCACCGACAGCGGGGTCTCACCGGTGAACGGCGGGCGCAGCGTCAGCAGCTCGTACAGCAGGCAGCCGGTGGCGTACAGGTCGCTGCGGTGGTCGACGGTCTTGCCGAGCGCCTGCTCCGGGGAGAGGTACTGCGGGGTGCCCATCACCATGCCGGTCTGGGTCATGGTGTTGGAGGCGCCGTGCAGGGCGCGGGCGATGCCGAAGTCCATCACCTTGACGTTGCCCGCGTCGGTGATGATCACGTTGGCGGGCTTGATGTCGCGGTGCACGATGCCGTGCTGGTGGCTGTAGGCCAGCGCCTCCAGCACCCCGGAGACGATGACCAGCGCCTGGTCGACCGGGGGTGCCTCGGACTCCAGCAGCAGGTCGCGGATGGTGCGCCCCTCGCACAGCTCCATGACGATGTAGGGGACGACGTTGCCGCCGATCCGGTCCTCGCCGGAGTCGTAGACGGCGACCACCGCGTGGTGGTTGAGCCCGGCCACGGACTGCGCCTCACGCGTGAAGCGCTTCTTGGAGACCGGGTCCTCGGCGAGGTCGCTGCGGAGCAGCTTGACCGCCACGGTACGCCCGAGGCGCACGTCCTCGGCCGCGAAGACCTCGGCCATGCCACCGCGCCCGAGGCGCCTGGTGAGCCGGTAGCGCCCGTCGCCGATCACCGCGCCCACGCCCAGCAGTTCCACCGAGTCGTACGATCGGGCCCGGTGAGCCGAGGACTCCTCAGGGTCGCCGGAGCCCCGCGTCTGGTCCATCAGTCCTCGCCGTCGCTCATCGCCTCGTACAGGTGCCGGTCCCTGTGCCAGTTCCTCGGTACAGCCTCGCACCGGATTCAGGGGTGGTACGAAGATGCACGCTACCGCGTCTTCGGCCACGGCAGGGAAGCCGAGGACCGGACAACCCCGCCCGTAAGGCGCTCACCTGCGCAAACCAAGCGGCGCCCGGATGCGGACGGAAAGCGCCGCGAACACGATGGCGCCGGGCCGCGCGCCGGTGCTTCACAGTTCCGAAACGGTTTGCCGGTCATCCGGTGACGGAACGGTCATGCAACTTGACGGCGGTGCCCTGACCGGCAGACTTGGCGGGCAGGCTGAAGATCGGTGTCTTGTGCGCACGGTTCCGCGACGGTCCGGTGCGCCCGAGGGGAAGCGGTTACATGAGCGGGGACGCGCCGGGCGGCTTCTCGGGCGCTACGGTGGGCGGTGGCCGCTACCGGCTGCGCAGCCTGCTCGGCGAGGGCGGGATGGCCTCCGTCCACTACGGCTACGACACCGTGCTGGAACGCCCGGTGGCGGTGAAGACCCTCCACAGCGAGCTGGGCCGCGAGGCGTCCTTCCGGGAACGCTTCCGCCGCGAGGCGATGGCCGTCGCCCGGCTCAACCACACCAACATCGTCTCGGTCTACGACTCCGGCGAGGACGAGTTCGACGGGCGCTCGGTGCCGTTCATCGTCATGGAGCTGGTGGACGGCAAGCCGCTGCGCCAGGTGCTCGACGAGGACGTGGCGCGGTACGGCGCGATGCCGGCCGAGAAGGCGCTGAAGATCACCGGTGACGTGCTCGCCGCGCTCTCGGCCAGCCACGAGATGGGCCTGGTCCACCGGGACATCAAGCCCGGCAACGTGATGCTGACCAAGCGCGGCGTGGTCAAGGTCATGGACTTCGGCATCGCCCGCGCCCTCCAGTCGGGGGCGGCCTCGATGACCCAGACCGGGATGGTGGTGGGCACCCCGCAGTACCTGTCGCCGGAGCAGGCCCTCGGGCGCGGCGTGGACGCCCGCTCCGACCTGTACTCGGTCGGCTGCATGCTCTTCGAGCTGGTCACCGGGGGGCTGCCGTTCGACGGCGACTCCCCGCTGTCCATCGCCTACCAGCACGTGCAGGAGGAGCCGCCGGTCGCCTCGTCGGTCAACCGGTCGCTGCCGGCCGCGGTGGACGCGCTGATCTCCCGGGCGCTGCGGAAGAACCCGGACGAGCGCTTCCCCAGCGCGGACGCGATGCAGGAGGAGTGCGAGCGGATCGCGGCGGCGCTCAAGGGCGGGGCCACGCCGCTGGTGATATCCGAGGGCCCGCGGGCGCACCACGGCACCCCGACGCCCGCCGCCCCGTTCGCCGGATTCCCCCCGGCCACGCCGACCGTGCCGTCGGCCGAGGTGCCCGCCCCGGCGCCGTACCCGGCCCCGCCGGGAGGGTACGGCCATCCGCAGCCCGGCTACCCGCAACCCGCCCAGCCCGGACCCGGTTACCGGACGCCGCCGCCCGCCCCGGGTCCCGGGGGGTACCCGACCGCACCGGTGGCCGGTCCGCGGTCCGGTGCCGGGTCCGGTCCCCGGTCCAGGGGGCTCCGCCTGCCGCTGGTCCTCGTCGGCGCCGTGGTGATCATCGTCGCCGCCGCCGTGATCGCGGCCGTCTCCTTCCTCGTCCCCGGCAAGAAGGCCGTCGCCCAGGACCCGGTGCGCAGCGCCACGTCGTCGGCCGGCGGCGACGACCAGGTCAAGCAGGGCGACCCCAGCCGCACCATCGAACAGGCGCAGTGCGCCAACCCCACCAAGAGCTTCACCACACCGGGCAAAGTGATCATCCCGGACTTCAGCCACCTGTACATCGACTCGGTGCTGGAGTGCCTGGACGCCGGGCACTGGGCCTACACCCTGAAGTCCACCAACGAACACCTGTGGGGCAAGGGCGTGGTGATCGCCCAGTCGCCGCTGCCCAACACCGACTTCAACCCGGACGGCAAGATCACGCTGTGGGTCTCCACCGGCAGGTCGTCGCAGTAGCCGGCGGACGACGCGGAACGTGGAAGGGCCGCCACCCGTGACGGGTGGCGGCCCTTCGCGTCACCGCGATCGGCTCGGTTACAGGTACGGACCGCTGCGGACGGCACCGGGGTGCTCGACGCCGTCCTCCTCACGGCCACCGGCCATCCCGGCGGGCAGCGCGCGGCGCATCTGCTCCAGCTGGGCGCGGGCCGCCATCTGCTGGGCGAAGAGCGCGGTCTGGATGCCGTGGAAGAGCCCTTCCAGCCAGCCGACCAACTGGGCCTGGGCGATGCGCAGTTCGGCCTCGCTCGGCACGTTCTCCTCGGTGAACGGCAAGGAGAGCCGCTCCAGCTCCTCGACCAGCTCGGGGGCGAGCCCCTGCTCCAGCTCCTTGACCGAGCTGGCGTGGATCTCCTTCAGGCGCACCCGGCTCGCCTCGTCCAGAGGTGCCGCGCGCACTTCTTCGAGCAGCTGCTTGATCATGCTGCCGATGCGCATGACCTTGGCGGGCTGCTCGACCATCTCGGTTACCGGCAGCTCCCGGGCCTCGCCGTCCTCGCCGCCGTTCCGGCTGCCGCCGCCAAGGGCCATTCCGTCCGGGCCGACGACCAGGACGTGCGGGCTCTCGGCTTGCGACCGTTCGTTCATCGGCATCTCCATGCGGCCATTGTCTCGTACACCTGACTCATCAAGGGTGTGCCCCGGGCAACCGGTGATCCACCCTCCGGTACGCCGGTGGACGCCCCCGCGCGCGAGCCCCGCGCGCCCCGCGCGGAGGCCGCCGGGAGCGGGACGGGTCAGGGGCGGCGCAACCGCAGGGCCATGGCGCCGATGCCCAGGCCGAGCAGGGCGAGCCCGGTGCCGAAGGGCAGCAGGCTGACCGGACGGCGCCGGGGCAGGGCCGCCTCCGCCCGCCCCTCGGCGGTGGCCGTCCCGGACTCGGGCGCCGCCGTACGCGGCTCGGCCGCCCCGCCCCCGGGGACGGGCTCGCGGGGGCGGGGCGGGGCGGTGGGGCCGGGGAGGGCGGGCTGCGGTTCCGCCGGGGCCGGCCGGACCACCCGGCCTTCCAGGGCGTCCGCGCCGGGGCCGCCGGGGGCGCCGTGCTCCCGGGCCGGACGGTGGTGGCGCCCGGTCACCGCGGCGGGGTCGTGCGGCTGCCGGCCGGTCCGGGCGGCCCCGTCGGCCGGAGGCTCCCGCCGCTGGTGGGGGCGGTGCGGAACGAGGTCGTCGTCAGGCGCCCGCTGCTCCCGGTCCGGCGCGTCGTACCGGGGGTCGTACCGGCCGTCGTCCGGATCGGCGCCGGGGTCGACGTCCGGGAGGATGACCGGGTCCTGGTCGGGGTCGGTGGGCGGATCGTCGACGGCCCCGGCGGCGTGGTGGTGGGGCATCCGTGGCGTGGCGGGGCGCGCGGGACGCCCCGGACGCGCCAGGTGCCGCGCGTGCTCCGGCCGCACCGCCGGCACGGCCGCCGCCAGCAACTCCGCCTCGTCCGCCCCGCGCCCGGGGTGGCTGCGCCCCTCCCCGGCCCGGTTCCCGGCGAGCCCGGCGTAGCCGCCGGTCAGGGCGCGGTCGGTGTGCTCGCGGTGGGCGGCGCGGGAGCCGTGCGTCCGGGGCGCCGCGAAGGCGCGTCCCGGAACCGGCTCCGGGGTCCGCTCCGGCACCGCCGCCCAGCTGCGCGGGGCCGGCCACGCCGTCACGGCCAGGGTGAGCAGCACCCCGATGACCGCGGCCAGCAGCCCGAGGTACCCGGCGGCGAGCCCGCCCCGGCAGGACCGGCACGGCCCCCGGAAGCGACACGAGCAACGCGTTCCGGACGCGGTCGCTGTCGTCCTCACGGCCACCACCACCGCCTTCCCGGGGGACGGGTCGTCCTGTGCCACGTGTGCTGGCAGCGTCACACGTGGTGACGGAGCCGGCATCCGGGAAGCGGCGTTCGGGGGAGGGGGAGGAGGCGGGGGGCGGCGAGGGTCAGCGGTCAGCGGGTCAGCGGTCAGCGGGCCAGCGGGTCAGGACGACCTTGCCGACGTGGTCACTGGCCTCCACCACCCGGTGGGCGTCGGCCGCCCGCGGCAACGGCAGGGTGCGGTCGACGACCGGCCGCACCCGGCCCTCCTCCACCAGCGGCCACACGTGCTCGCGTACGGCGGCCACGATCGCCGCCTTCTCCGCCAGCGGACGGCCGCGCAGCGAGGTGGCGGCGATCGCGGCGCGCTTGGCGAGCAGCTTGCCGAGGTCGAGTTCGGCCTTGCTGCCGCCCTGGAGGCCGATGACGGCCAGGCGGCCGTTGACGGCGAGCGCGTCGACGTTGGCGGCCAGGTACTTCGCCCCGATGATGTCGAAGATCACGTCGGCTCCGGCGCCGTCGGTGGCCTCGCGGATCTCGGCGACGAAGTCCTGTTCGCGGTAGTTGATCAGGATGTCGGCGCCGAGTTCGCGGCAGCGTTCCAGCTTGTCGGCGCTGCCCGCGGTGACCGCGACCCGGGCGCCGACCGCCTTGGCGAGCTGGATGGCCATCGTTCCGATGCCGCTGGCGCCGCCGTGCACCAGCAGGGTCTCGTCCGGACGCAGGTGGGCCACCATGAACACGTTGGACCAGATGGTGCAGACCACCTCCGGCAGCGCGGCGGCCCGCGTCAGGTCCACCCCGCGCGGCACCGGCAGCAACTGGCCGGCCGGGACGGCGACCTGCTCGGCGTAACCGCCGCCGGCCAGCAGCGCGCACACCTCGTCGCCCACGGCCCACCCCGACACGCCCTCGCCGAGCCGGGTGATCCGTCCCGCGCACTCCAGCCCCGGGTACTCGGGGGCGCCCGGCGGGGGCGGGTAGAAGCCCTGGCGTTGCAGGAGATCGGCCCGGTTGACGGCGCTGGCGGCCACCTCGACCACCACTTCGCCCGGACCGGGTACGGGGTCGGGCACCTCGGCCCAGACCAACGCGTCGGGACCGCCGAACTCGGGAATCGTGATCGCGTACATGTGCGCGAGGCTACTCCGGGCCGACGCGGGGCGCGGGGCGGCCACCGCTCACCAGCCCAGCCGCAGCACCTCCACCACCGCCCCGGCCGCCGCCCCGCCCGGCGGGATCACCGCCATCCCGTCCGCCGCGGCGAGACCGCGCAGCATGGCGGGCCCGTGGAACCCCAACGGCCTTGCCGTTCCGGCATGTTCGGGCACCGAGGCGACCGGCACCAGCCGGGTGTCGGTACGGTGGCCGGGAACCTCCTCGGCCAGACGCGCGGTGTGCTCGGGGTGCGGGTGGGCCGGCCGGCCGGCGAGGGCGCGCAGCACGGGTACGAGCAGCGTGACGACCCCGGCCACCGCCGCCAGCGGGTTGCCGGGCAGGCCGACCAGCGGACGCCCGTCCGGCAGCAGCGCCAGCAGCATCGGGTGGCCCGGACGCACCGCGACCCCGTCGACCAGCAGCCGGGCGCCGATCCGGCGCAGCACCGGGTGGACGAAGTCGACCGGCCCGGCGGCGGTACCTCCGGTGGTGACCACGACGTCGGCGGTGCTGCCGGTCACGGCGCGCCGGAGCGCCTCCGCGTCGTCGCCGACGGTACGCACCTGCCGTACCCCGGCGCCGAGCGCCGCGAGCCAGGGCGGCAGCAACGGCCCGAGCGCGTCCCGCACCCGGCCGTCCCGTGGCGGACCGGAGCGCAGCAACTCGTCCCCGAGCACGAGCACGTCCGCCTCCGGCCGGGGTACCACCGCCACCTCGTCGTACCCGGCGGCGGCGGCCAGCCCCGCGATCGCCGGGGTCACCATGCGGCCCGCGGCCATCAGGAGGTCACCGGCCCGGCACTCCTGGCCGCGCGGCCGGATGTCCTGGCCGGGACGGGGCGGCCGGCCGGCGTGCAGCGTCCCGCCGTCGGCGTCCGGCTCGACGCGGCCGTCCTCCCGGCGGACCACGGCGGTGGCCCCCTCGGGTACGGCGGCCCCGGTCGCGATCCGTACCGCCTCCCCCTCGCCCAACGCCCCGGCGGCCCGCTGCCCCGCCAGCACCTGCCCCCGCACCCGCCACGGCCCCGCCCCGGCCACCGCCCACCCGTCCATCGCCGAGGTGTCGAACGCCGGCAGATCGGTCCGCGCCGTCAACTCCCGCGCCAACACCCTCCCCACCGCCTCCCCCAACCCAACCCCCCGCCCCGCCAACACCCCGACCGCCCCGGAAGCCACCCGCCGAGCCTCCGGGAAGGGCAGTGCGCTTCCGTGATGCGGGGTGTCCGCTCCGCGGGGCGGCGCGGGTGACGGAGGGGGTGGGGCGGGGGCGACCGGGGTGGCGTCGGGGCGTACCGGGGCGGCGGGGCCCGCCGGGGCCGCCGGGGGGACGTCGGACGACGCCGGGACGGTCGGGACGCGGTCGGACGCTGCCGGAACGGCCGGTGCCACCGGGGGGTCGGGGCGGGGGTTCACGACCGGCGCCCGGTGCGACGAGTGGCCTCCGGCGCGGCGTGGGGTGGGAGGTTGGGGGTGTCGGAATCGGCAGCGGTGCGGGAGAACGCTTCGGCGGAGGAATCCGTAGAGCCCGAATCAGCCCCGGCACCGGAGTCCACCCCAGCCGAGGAATCCGTGGACCCTGAATCGGCCCCGGCACGGGAGATCACCTCAGCAGACGGACCCGTGGACCCCTCATCCGTCCCCGCACGGGAAGCCGGTCCGCCCGGCGATTCCGGCGCCGCCGCACTCGCACCGGTGCCGGAGAAAGCCTCAGCCGGCGATCCCGGGGAATCCGCGCCCGCCCCGGCGCAGGAGACCACCCCAGCCGAGCGATCCGCGGCGCCCGAATCCGCCCCGGCACCGGAGACCACCTCAGCCGAGGGATCCGTGGAGCCCGAATCGGCCCCGGCATCGGTAGCGGCCTTGGCCGAGGGGGCCGTTCTCGGGGTGGGGGGCTCGGTGGGCCAGTGGTGGGCGAGGGCGGTGGCCTTGCGGAGCGCTTCCGCCACCGCGTCGGGGCCGCCGCCGGCGTGGGCCGCGGCGTAGCCGACGAGGAAGGTGGTCAGCGGGGCGGCGGGGCGGGCGACCTGGTGGGCCGCGTCGCGGGCGAGGTCGAGCAGGGCGGCGGTGTCGACGTCCAGGTCGATCCCGAGTTCCGTCTTG belongs to Streptantibioticus cattleyicolor NRRL 8057 = DSM 46488 and includes:
- a CDS encoding bacterial proteasome activator family protein, translating into MEMPMNERSQAESPHVLVVGPDGMALGGGSRNGGEDGEARELPVTEMVEQPAKVMRIGSMIKQLLEEVRAAPLDEASRVRLKEIHASSVKELEQGLAPELVEELERLSLPFTEENVPSEAELRIAQAQLVGWLEGLFHGIQTALFAQQMAARAQLEQMRRALPAGMAGGREEDGVEHPGAVRSGPYL
- a CDS encoding molybdopterin molybdotransferase MoeA, yielding MNPRPDPPVAPAVPAASDRVPTVPASSDVPPAAPAGPAAPVRPDATPVAPAPPPPSPAPPRGADTPHHGSALPFPEARRVASGAVGVLAGRGVGLGEAVGRVLARELTARTDLPAFDTSAMDGWAVAGAGPWRVRGQVLAGQRAAGALGEGEAVRIATGAAVPEGATAVVRREDGRVEPDADGGTLHAGRPPRPGQDIRPRGQECRAGDLLMAAGRMVTPAIAGLAAAAGYDEVAVVPRPEADVLVLGDELLRSGPPRDGRVRDALGPLLPPWLAALGAGVRQVRTVGDDAEALRRAVTGSTADVVVTTGGTAAGPVDFVHPVLRRIGARLLVDGVAVRPGHPMLLALLPDGRPLVGLPGNPLAAVAGVVTLLVPVLRALAGRPAHPHPEHTARLAEEVPGHRTDTRLVPVASVPEHAGTARPLGFHGPAMLRGLAAADGMAVIPPGGAAAGAVVEVLRLGW
- a CDS encoding NAD(P)H-quinone oxidoreductase, yielding MYAITIPEFGGPDALVWAEVPDPVPGPGEVVVEVAASAVNRADLLQRQGFYPPPPGAPEYPGLECAGRITRLGEGVSGWAVGDEVCALLAGGGYAEQVAVPAGQLLPVPRGVDLTRAAALPEVVCTIWSNVFMVAHLRPDETLLVHGGASGIGTMAIQLAKAVGARVAVTAGSADKLERCRELGADILINYREQDFVAEIREATDGAGADVIFDIIGAKYLAANVDALAVNGRLAVIGLQGGSKAELDLGKLLAKRAAIAATSLRGRPLAEKAAIVAAVREHVWPLVEEGRVRPVVDRTLPLPRAADAHRVVEASDHVGKVVLTRWPADR
- a CDS encoding protein kinase domain-containing protein; this translates as MSGDAPGGFSGATVGGGRYRLRSLLGEGGMASVHYGYDTVLERPVAVKTLHSELGREASFRERFRREAMAVARLNHTNIVSVYDSGEDEFDGRSVPFIVMELVDGKPLRQVLDEDVARYGAMPAEKALKITGDVLAALSASHEMGLVHRDIKPGNVMLTKRGVVKVMDFGIARALQSGAASMTQTGMVVGTPQYLSPEQALGRGVDARSDLYSVGCMLFELVTGGLPFDGDSPLSIAYQHVQEEPPVASSVNRSLPAAVDALISRALRKNPDERFPSADAMQEECERIAAALKGGATPLVISEGPRAHHGTPTPAAPFAGFPPATPTVPSAEVPAPAPYPAPPGGYGHPQPGYPQPAQPGPGYRTPPPAPGPGGYPTAPVAGPRSGAGSGPRSRGLRLPLVLVGAVVIIVAAAVIAAVSFLVPGKKAVAQDPVRSATSSAGGDDQVKQGDPSRTIEQAQCANPTKSFTTPGKVIIPDFSHLYIDSVLECLDAGHWAYTLKSTNEHLWGKGVVIAQSPLPNTDFNPDGKITLWVSTGRSSQ